From Epinephelus lanceolatus isolate andai-2023 chromosome 12, ASM4190304v1, whole genome shotgun sequence, the proteins below share one genomic window:
- the LOC117271393 gene encoding COP9 signalosome complex subunit 9, whose product MPLKDQSNSTVAMKPAVDEMFPEGAGPYVDLDEAGGSTGLLMDLAANEKAVHSDFFNDFEDLFDDDDIQ is encoded by the exons ATGCCACTAAAGGATCAATCCAACTCGACCGTCGCCATGAAACCAGCGGTGGACGAGATGTTTCCTGAGGGCGCGGGGCCGTACGTTGATCTGGATGAG GCTGGGGGAAGCACAGGACTGCTGATGGACCTGGCTGCCAATGAAAAGGCAGTTCACTCAGACTTCTTTAATG ATTTTGAGGATCTGTTTGACGATGATGACATCCAGTGA
- the apoda.1 gene encoding apolipoprotein Da, duplicate 1, whose product MKLPFVLGFAFILPLIRAQVPHWGPCPEPAVQPAFNLRQFMGRWFEIAKLPAQFEKGRCIETNFTLTTDNSIRVVSSEILQGELRKIVGTGVIEDLKNPAKLGISYSYVLPYSPYWILSTDYTNVALVYSCTDVLRLFHVDFAWILGRTRTLPDATIQRAMQIFANNNIDVTRMIPSKQQGCNKTL is encoded by the exons ATGAAGTTAccttttgttttgggttttgccTTCATCCTCCCGCTCATCAGGGCTCAGGTGCCTCATTGGGGACCTTGTCCAGAGCCAGCTGTTCAGCCAGCGTTCAACCTTAGACAG TTCATGGGGAGATGGTTTGAAATTGCCAAACTGCCAGCCCAGTTTGAGAAAGGCCGGTGCATCGAAACCAATTTCACTCTGACGACAGACAACTCCATTCGAGTGGTCAGCTCTGAAATACT acaaggaGAGCTGAGGAAAATCGTAGGGACTGGAGTCATAGAGGATCTGAAGAACCCGGCCAAGCTGGGAATAAGCTATTCCTACG TCCTGCCCTACTCCCCTTACTGGATCCTGTCCACTGACTACACAAACGTGGCCCTCGTGTACTCCTGCACGGACGTCCTGAGGCTCTTCCACGTCGACTTTGCCTGGATCCTGGGCAGAACGAGAACCCTGCCAGACGCCACCATCCAGAGAGCCATGCAGATCTTTGCCAACAACAACATCGACGTGACCAGGATGATTCCCAGCAAGCAGCAGGGCTGTAACAAAACTCTCTGA